CAATAGACTAGAGATATCTGATTCAGGGCATTAGGTGCCTTGACAATCAGGGGACACGGAGTTCCGGGGCAGGCTAGACGGCTCTCCAGGGAAGAGAAATACCTCATGCTGCAGGCATTTATCATTACGCTCCGCGAAGGTGTGGAGGCCGCGCTGATCATCGGCATCGTCTTCGCCTACCTTACCAAGATAGGCCGTCAGGAGCTGAAGCGGACGGTTTTCTGGGCCCTGGGAGCAGCTTTGGCGGCCAGTGTCGCTGTGGCTATCGTGCTGGCACGACTTCAGATCAATACAGACATCTTTGAAGGTTGGGTGATGTTGGCCGCCGCGGTCTTTGTCATCAGCATGATCTGGTTCATGCACAAGACGGCGCGGACCATGCGCGGCGATATCGAGCAAAAGATCGCGCAATACACCGGCCAGGATGGCGTCTCGAAGGCCGGGCTTTTCTTCTTCGTCTTTCTGCTCGTCTTGCGCGAGGGCGTGGAGACGGTGTTGATCCTCTCTGCTGTGACCCTCAACTCCACCGAACTGATGAGCTTTACCGGGACGCTGCTTGGGGTGGCCGTGGCGGTGGTCTTCGGTGTGCTGTTCGTGCGCGGAAGCGTCAAGATCAACCTGCAACGGTTCTTCCGTGTCACCACCGTGATCCTTTACTTCGTGGCGTTCCAGTTGACCATCAGCGGTCTGCACGAACTCAGCGAGAACGGCGTTCTTCCTTCGAGCCAGGCTGAGATGCGGCTGATCGGCCCGATCGTTCGCAACGATCTCTTCTTCTTCGTCACGATGTTGGCGCTGGCGGGTTTGATGGTACTGATGGAGTACCGCCGCCGGGCTCCCATGGCGCTTACCGCCAATGCAACGCCCGCCGACCGCAGGCGCGCGGAGTGGACCCAGCGCCGCGAGAAGATGTGGATGACCGCAGTCGTTGGCACGAGCTTCCTGTTTATTTTTCTATCCACCGCCGAGTTCATCTATGCCAAGAGTTCCACGGCGTTGTCACCGACGACCTCCGTCACACTCGTCGGCAGTCAGGTAACGGTTCCCACCGCCGACGTCAACGACGACCAGCTTCACCGCTACGGCGTGCATGTGGACGATGGCAAGGGAGGAAGCACCGAGGTGCGCTTCCTGCTGTTCAAGAAGCCGGACGGCAACATCGTCTCCGTAGGCGACGCCTGCCACATCTGCGGCCCGGTTGGCTTCTACATCGGCAGCCAGGGCATCACCTGCAAGATGTGCGCATCGCCTCTGAATGCTTCCTCCATGGGACAGGAAGGCGGGTGCAACCCGATCCCCTTGAAGAGCACGGTAGGCGGAGGCCAGGTGACGATCCAGGCCGCCGACCTCAAGACGCTGGTCGCTGTATTTGAACGCTAGGTGAGGCAATGTTCTTTCGGCTACTGATGGAGAGCTTCCGGCGGCAGCGGCGACGCAAGACACTTGCGGGCCTCGCAATCCTGCTTGGAACAACTGCGGTGACCGCAATGCTGGCACTCGCGACCACCATCGGCGATCGCATCCACGACGAACTCGCTGTCTACGGCGCGAACATCGTGGTCCACCCGGCGGCCGATCAACTTGACGTGAAGGTGGGCGGCGTCGACGTGAAGCCTGTCTCAGGCGGAGCTTACCTGAAAGAGTCGGACCTCAAGAAGCTGCGTGGCATCTTCTGGGCGAACAACATCACTGGGGTTTCGCCCGAGCTTCCTGTCCATATCGCTGGAAGTACATCCGGCGGACGCGCAGTGGATGCAGCCGCCACCGGCATGTGGTTTCGTCACTCGCTCAGCAGCGGCGGAGGCTCCGCTCTGGTGACAGGCGCTCCCGCACTCCACCCACTTTGGAAACTGGAAGGTGCGTGGCCCAACGAAACAAAGACGACGGGCGGCGAAGCGGAGGCAGTGGCTGGCAACACTCTGGCTTCAATGCTTGGGCTGCACATAGGGGACACGATCACCACCTCTCCTCAGAACACCATGCTGCGCATCGTCGGCATTGTCACGACCGGCGCCGCAACGGACGATCAGCTTCTTCTCCCGCTCAATGCCGCGCAGAGGATCGCCGGAACACCCGATGCCGTGCGGCGCGTTGAGATCTCCGCTCGTACGAAGCCAGAGGACGCCTTCGCGCGCAAGGACCCCGATTCCCTCTCGCCGAAGCTGCGCGAGGTCTGGTATTGCAGGCCCTACGCGAACTCTATCGCCTACCAGATTCGCGAGGCGATCCCCGGTGCGCGGGCCGAGCAGGTCCGTCGCGTCGAACAGAGCGAGGGCAATGTGCTGAAGCGCATCAGCGGCCTGATGTGGCTGATCAGCGCAGCCGCCATGCTGGCCGCGGGCTTTGCCGTAAGCGCGGCGATGGCGACGGCCATTCTGGAACGACAGGGCGAGATCGGCCTGATGCGCTCTCTCGGCGCCAGCAAGGGCGCCATCGCCATGTTGTTTTACGCGGAGACCGGGCTGCTTGCGTTGCTCGCCGGTGGGCTTGGTTATTTTGCTGGCTCCGGACTGGCAGGGTGGTTAGGAGCGCGAATCTTCGGCTCGGATGCTCCTCTTACCGCTGCGAGCGTCTTCAATCCGGTGCTGCTTCCTGTCATCGTCGCGCTGGCCCTCGTGGTCGCGCTCGCGGGCAGCACGCCGGCGATCCGCCGCGCCCTGACCATGGATCCCTCCGCCATTCTGAGGGCCGACGTATGAGCCGGCAGTTAAACATCGTCAGCATGTTGCGCCGCTCACTGGTGCATCGCAGGGCGCGCAGCCTGTCGGCGCTGATGGCGATGACCATCTCTGCTGCTGTGGCAACGGCGCTGCTCACGCTCTACGCCGACCTCGACGCCAAGCTGCATCACGAGTTTCGCAACTTCGGCGCAAACATCGTGATCACTCCCGCCGAGGCTGGAAAGTCGTTCCCGCCTGACACGCTCGAACGTGTGCAGGCAGCCGCGGGACCGGACGCTGTCGCCGCAGAGTTTGCCTATGCCGTTGCCACCACGGACCGCGGAACACCGGTCGTCGTCTCCGGAACAGACTTTGACGCTGTACGCCGCCTGAACGCCTGGTGGCAGGTGGACGCATGGCCCGCTGCGAATGAAGCTGACGCGGCTCTACTCGGGCAACGTGCGGCCCAGTTCGTCGCCGACGAGCACTCCGTCCAACTCACCTTTGATGGCCGTCCCCTGACGCTACGGGGCGCGGGCAGACTGCGCACCGGCGACGCCGAAGACAGCCGCATCTACATGCCGCTGTCTACCTTTACCGCGTGGACGGGCGCGCAGCCAGGCGTGATCGAGATACAGATCGCCGGTGGGGCCGTCAAGGTTGAAGCCGCAATCGAGCGGCTGAGACAGCTTCCCGGCCTGAAGATCGAGCCCGTACGCCAGTTGGTCGAAGGCGAAGACCGCATCGTCGACAAGACGCATGCGCTGATGTACGGGGCCGTGCTCCTGATCGCGCTCACCGTCGCGGTAAGTGTGCTGGCAACACTTTCGGCCAGCGTGCTCGAGCGCAGGCGCGACTTCGCACTGATGAAGGCGCTCGGCGGATCGCAGGCTCAGTTGATGGCGATGTTCCTGCTTGAAGCGATGGTCCTTGCTGTCGCTGGTGTCGCGGCAGGCTTTGTGCTCGGCTCCGCAGCCGCCTTTGCCATCAGCCAACTCAACTTCCATACGGCCACGCTTCCGCGCGTGGGGGTGCTTCCGGCCGTCGTACTTCTAAATATTCTGATTGCAGCTCTGGCGGCAATGCTTCCGGCCCGTGTTCTGCGAAATCTGCAACCTGCGGCCCTGCTTAAAGGCGAGTGAGATTGATGACGAACGATAGTCCTCTGGTAGAAAACCTGATCGAACAGACGCGACCCGACTGCGCGGTGATTGCCTTGAACGGCGTGACGCGCGAGTATGAAGGCCATGCGGGCAAGGTATGCGCACTCGACCATGCCTCGTTCTCCATCGTTGCCGGGGAGTGGGTCGCCATCACCGGCCCCTCTGGCTCGGGCAAGAGCACGCTGGTCAACCTGATCGGCTGCCTCGACCGGCCGACACAGGGGCAGCTTCACATCGATGGCGTCAATGTCGCCAGTATGTCCGCCACGGAACTGGACCGTTTTCGCGCCGACAAAATCGGCTTTATCTTCCAGCAGTTTCACCTGATTCCTTACCTGTCGGCGATTGAAAACGTCATGCTCGCGCAGTACTTCCACTCCATGACAGACGAGAAGGAAGCCCGCACCGCGCTCGAGCGCGTGGGACTGGGACAACGCGCCGACCACCTGCCCAGCGAACTCTCGGGCGGCGAGCAGCAGCGTGTCTGCGTGGCCCGAGCGTTGATCAACAACCCGCCCATCCTCCTTGCCGATGAGCCAACCGGAAACCTGGACGCGGCAAACCAGAAGATCGTCGCCGGGCTGCTTGAAGACCTGCACAGACAAGGCCACACCATCGTGATGGTGACGCACGACCCTGAGATGGCCTCGCTGGCCCAGCGCCGGATTGCGCTGAGTCACGGCAAGGTCTTCTGTCACCCGGTTGGCGGTCCGGTGGTTACCTTACGCCGCTAGGTTGGAATCAGCGTTCGCCCCAGCTCAGTTTGCTTCGCAGCACGCTGAACAGTCCGTTACGTCGAGGTCTTAGGAGTCGTACCCCGTGCTCTGAGCGGCAGCAGCGCACCTCGTCCCCCAACTCCAGCTCAATCGCTTCCTGCCCGTCCACGGTCAGGTAAGTCAGGTTGGGAACGCCCTCGATGTGAATCGTTACCGTCGACTCTCCAGGCACAACGATAGGTCGAATCGTCAGCAGGTGCGGACAGACGGGTGTCACCACGAGAGCATTCACCGAAGGCATGACGATGGGGCCGTTGGCCGAAAGATTGTATGCTGTGGAGCCCGTCGGCGTAGAGACGATGATGCCATCGGCTCGCATTGCGCCAACAAACTGCTGGTCGATCTCGACGGAGAAATCGGCCATACGCGCGATCGATCCCTTTGAGACGACAATGTCGTTGAGAGCGTCCCACTCCTTGATCGTCCTGCCTGCGCGCCGCAGCTCGATGCGGATCATGTCGCGAACTTCGACGCTCGCACAGTTGTCGCACCACGACTCAAGGGCTGTATACAGCTCCGACAGTGGAACTTCCGTCAGAAAACCGAGCGAACCTAAATTCACGCCAAGGATCGGCGTTGGAGAATGAGCAAAGGCCCTTGCCGCGGCAAGTAGCGTTCCGTCGCCGCCCAGAACAATCACCAGATGAGGGTGGTGTTTAGGCATGTCGCTGCGCTGAACTGACTTCCGCGCATCAAGATAGGCGGCGCTATGCGGATCGAGCAGCGGCTCGTAGTCATGGCTCTCAAGCCACGCAATCAGTTCTGAAAGAATTGTGGCAAGCTCCGGCTTCTGCGGCTTCGAGATGATGGCGGCCTTGAACATTAGTGCTAGTGTACCGGCTCCTCAGACCACGGGTTTACGTTGCTCCGAATACTGCGCGAAGAAGATACTCCCGGTTACCCTCCATACCCTGGATCGGGGAGTCTATGACCTCCAACTCCGTTCCACCAAGCCCCGCAACGCACTCTGTCACGCGCTCGATCGCCTCCCTGCGCGCTCCTTCATCGCGCACGATACCCCCCTTGCCGACGTTGTGCCGGCCAGCCTCGAACTGCGGCTTGATGAGGACCACGGCGGTTCCCTTCCACGGCACTCCCTCACAACCCAACGCAGCCATGACGGCCGGCAGGACCAGCGTCGCCGAGATGAACGAGACATCCATCGAGAAAAACCCTGGAGCAGGCCGGCCGGCTGAAAGAAGCTCTCCTACAGTCAGTAGCCGCGCGTTGGTTCGTTCTCGTAGCGTAACGCGTGGATCAGCGCGGAGTTTCTGTGCTATCTGACCATAGCCCGTATCCACCGCAAGTACAGAGGCTGCGCCGGCCTGAAGCATGCAGTCGGTAAATCCTCCCGTCGAAGACCCTATATCGACGGCATGAAGACCTTCCAACGAGATATTCCAATGCGCAAGCGCATGCTCAAGCTTTAGTCCGCCGCGGCTGACGTACTTCAGATCGCTTCCCAGCAGACGAACAATCGCATCCTCGGAGACATTCGCTCCCGGTTTATCGATCTTCTGCTCGTTGACGAGCACGCGTCCCGCGAGAATCAGGGCCTGCGCCCGCTCGCGAGAAGCGGCGTGTCCCTGATCGACCAGAAATTTGTCTAGGCGGTTCTTCATGAGGTGATTCAATCTCTCTGCAGCGGGGAGTCGCTTATTCATTAAGGTACATTGTGGCGTTCCATAGGTTAGAGTTGCTAGGAAAGAACTTATCGGGCAATCCAACCTTCCGGCAGGAACGTATTGATGTACAGAGAGATGGGACTGGCCAACGCTTCGCCGCAGCAGTCGCAGGATGATGCAACCCTGCTCGCGTTGGTGCGTCGCGGCGACGAACATGCCATGGCCTCTATCTACGATCGCTATTCCAAGGTTGTCTACTCCGTTGCCTTGCGCGTGCTGCGCGATCCTGCATCGGCGGAAGATGTGCTTCAGGAGGTTTTTTTGCAGGTTTGGCGCAGCCCGGAACGCTTTGTCGCCCTCCGAGGGAGCCTGGGAGGATGGCTCACTGTCGTCACGCGAAACCGGTCGATCGATGCTCTGCGCCGCAAAAAACCCAGCGACACGATTGACGACCTCTCGCTGGCCTCACAATACGATCTCGCAGTCGAAGCTGAACGCAACACCATGGCGGAAAAGGCCCGCACGGTCATCGTCAGACTGCCTCCCGAGCAGCGTAAGACGCTTGAGATGGCCTTCTTCGACGGCCTTACCCACTCCGAGATTGCCGAGATGACAGGCGATCCCCTTGGCACCGTCAAAACCAGAATCCGCAGTGCGCTGACGACACTGAGAAAGGCGTTTCTGGTATGAGCACAACCGGCCATTACGACCAGGGCGATCTGGCTCTGTTTGCCATGCAGTTGCTACCGCGCAACGAACATGTAGCCATGGCATCTCATATCTCCAGTTGCACCTACTGCCGGCAGGAACTGGCGAGCCTTCAGGGGGATCTGGCAGCGTATGCCCACACGGTAGACATGCACTCCCCCCCGGCGTTGACCCGGGAACGTTTTTTGAACCAGGTCGCCCGAGAGAAGCGGTTTGTCCCATTGGACCAGCCTGAACCCGAGCGCCTGCCACCAGTGCCTGTTCAGCGTCTCGAACGAATGGAGCGCATTGAGGCAGCCGCGGCTGGAAAGCCGCTGGGATATACGTCGCGAGGCCAGCAGTACACCACCGGTCTCGGCAGCGGACGCTATCTTGATGAAGCGGACGAGCGGCAAACAGGTCAGGTCTCGATGGTGGCCAGGGCCTTTACCTCAGCCTTTCCCTGGATTGGGTGGGCGGTGGCGGCAGTATTGGCGATTACTGCTGGAAATCTTTACCACGAGCGCGAGGCACAGCGCGCGAAGCTCATTTCACAGGCTGGAGCAATCGACCGCCTCAACTCCGATGCGGCTGGAGCGAAACAGCTTCTGGAGACCATCACCGATGCCTCGGCGCGCCAGGTAACGCTCACCAAGGCCAACGAATCTCCAGCCCCGTCTGTCCCACAGGCCAGGGTGACCTATGTCGCCTCGAAAGGATCGCTGATCTTCCTTGCGAGCAATCTGGAACCTATCGAAAGTTTCAAGACCTATGAGCTTTGGCTGATTCCCTCCGATGGAGGCGATCCAATCCCTGCCGGCACCTTCAGGCCCGATGCGCGCGGCAACGCCAGCGTCATTCTGCCGCCTTTGCCTAAGGGCATTGACGCCAAAGTATTTGGAGTCACCATCGAAGCCGATGGCGGTTCGCAAACGCCCACGATGCCTATCGTGCTCGCAGGAAGCTAAACCACATCGCTGAAGAGCGGCTACGGTATCTGGGCGCGAACCTGAACACCTTTACCCTGCAAGGGGATGGTCGTTTCGACAACGTCGGTATCGGTGCGAATGATCGTCATATTGTTCGACTCAGGAGAGGTGACGTAGACCTTCCCTGTCGGTGTTCCGTTGATCGCCGCAATAAAGTTCGGGTGCACGGTTGCTGGAACCGGAATCGTAGCCGTCACCGTGTTGGAGGTTAGATTGACGACGGAGACTGTACTGTCGGCCTGGTTCACGACATAAGCGCGAGAACCATCTTGCAGGACAGCAACCATGCGAGGATTGACTCCCACCGGCACCGTTGCCAGCACCTGACCGAAGCCATTGGCATCGATCGGGTTGGTCGGATCGCAGTTCGGGTTTCCCGGCAGAGCCGCCGCAGAGCAAAGCGGGATGTTGATGATGCTCACAGAGCCCTTGGATGTTCCATCACCGGCATTCGCAATAACCAGTTCATTCTTTGTTGGTGCCAGATCTGCCCATACAGGAGAAGTCCCAACCGGGATTGGATTGACTGCCGGTGAAGGTACTGCGTCAAGCTGGTTCGCCTGTGAGTTGATGACGGAAACTGTTCCGTCACCCTGGTTCATGATGAACGCCCGTTTTCCGTCAGCCGTCATCACGCCGTAAATTGGCGCTTTGCCCACCTGGATGATGCCGGAGATCGTATTGCTCGAAGTCTCAATCGCAGCAACCTGCCCGCTGCCACCTCCAGTGTTCTGGTTGATGACATACTGCCTGGCAGCTCCCGAAACGCCTGCAATATAAACCGGCGTGAAACCGGATGCGATCGGAAGTTCCTGGTTCAAAGCCGGTGGAAACCCCTTCAACTGAGCCACTGCGGTACGGCCTGCCTCAGTAACAAATGTCGATGTCGAGTCGGGAAAAATACTGTTCGGCAAAGCGCCGTTCAGAAGCGTTGTCTGCACGACATCGCGTGTCTGCAACTGGTTCGAAACATCGAAGCTGGTCATCGTGCCGTCGCCATTCAAGGTGTAACCGGTATTTCCGCCCGCGTTCAGGATGAAATAGTACGGTGCGACTCCAACGTTGGCCGTGATAAGCACTGTATCGCCGGAAAAATCCACAATCGTCAGAAGCCCTGGAAGCCCATTGCCCGGATCGGAGATGGCGACCGCGTACTTCTGCGGCTGCGAGGCAGGACCCACAGGATTGATCGCCGTGACCACGGGACGATACGTGTTGCCGCACCCGGAGATCGCCGCCAGCGTTGAGGCCCCCAGAACGACAGTACCGAAGGCTTTGACCTGAGACAGGATTCGAGACCGCATGGATCGCCGGTTGTCCCGGCCCCAGATAGTTGCTTCTGCTTCAATTCTTGCTAAACGCAAAACTGCTCCCGCCGTGTTACTGGTGTTGGCTATGCTATGTCAGATTGTAAATCACTTATGACCATCGGACCGGGTATCTACAACAAGTCCACCGGGAGGAATAGGCCAATCTTCCCCGCCCGGGATCATCTCCAATCCCGCCTGCTAACCTGCGTCGTGACGGGCTTGCTCCTTCTGGCTGTGGCCATGCCTCCAATAGCCGCTCACGGGCTTGGGCAGCCTATGCGGTCTGTCGGCATCCCGCTGCTCGTCAGCCTCAGCTTTGGAGCGGCGGTATGGGCCTTGCGCGCGGCGACCATGGGCGGAGTCGTCCTCGGGATACTCATCTGTTTCCTCCTGGCCCAATCTCCACAGATATCGAACGGAATTTTTACGCATTCCGTTGGGCGCTCCGCGCTCCCCGCCCTCGTCGCCGTATTTGCAATATCCTTTGCCGCAACAAAGTTCCGCCGCTCACGCAAGGAAGCACAGGGTCTGGCTGAGCCACGACGTGGCAGACAAGCCTCGCAGATTGCCGCAAACCTTGGGATCGCCGCTTTGTTCGCCGCAACGGGACGTTACGAAGGCTGCATCGCGGCTCTCGCCGAGGCCGCAGGAGACACAGCTTCGTCTGAAATAGGTCAGGCTGTCGGAGGGCCCGTAAGATTACTGACCACAGGGAAGCCCGCGCCCGCAGGAACAAATGGCGGAATTACTCTTGCCGGAACCATGGCCGCCTTGTTCGGCGCTGCGATAACCGTTTCGGTTGGCGCACTGAACCATGCTTTATGGCCTCACGCCTTAGTGATCTTCTTGGCCGCCTGCGCCGGGGTCATCTTCGACAGCCTGCTTGGCGCAACGGCAGAAAACAAGGGCTGGATCGGCAATGACCTGGTCAACTTCGCTTCCACACTGTTTGCCGCTCTGCTGGCGACCTTTCTGAGCCGCTAGTAGTCATCCTCGCCTGCGAGCCATCTCCGCGGCCAACCAATATCGAGGTGAAGTTTCGAGGCGGTATAGCTGACGATCTCGTGCAGATATCTCATCGTAAGATCGTACTGACTGATATGCCCTACTGTAGCTCTCGGTGAGGTGTAGACGTCCAGACCAGCGTCTCGGCAAAGTTCACGGATACGAAACAGGTGTGTGCCGTCTGAGACGACAACAATATGTTGCAGGTTGTTGTCTCGCGCTATCGCTGCCAACCGGCGCACCTGTTGCTCAGTGTCGAATGAATGGGTCTCTGCGATGATGCTGCCAAACGGAATACCGTGCGCCAGCAGGTAATCGCGGCCGACGGCCCCTTCTGTATTGCCCGAATCCTTGTCTGACCCTCCGCCAAGAGTAATGACGAGCGGAGCAATTTGCTTTCGGTACAGATCCACTGCGTGATCCAACCTGAAATGCAGCGTTGGCGAAGGCCGCCCTAAGTACTCCGCGGCTCCAAAGACAGCGATAGCATCGGCCTGCTGTGCTTCATCCTGATTGGCTACTTCCGATATTTGCTGCGCAACATAGATCCCCCATCCCACGATGATAAGGAAAAGTGAAAGCAGAAGGCTGCGTAAAAGCACTGCGCCAGTCGAAGGAGCTTTGCGGCGCATATTGGAGTCAGGGACGATCATGATGCGTGAGAGTCGAGTTTACGGCATCTTACCGTCAGCCCGCGAGTATAGATTTCTACCGCTGTAGTGTTAGAACGATCTCATGCGTTGGAATCGCTCCTTCGCGCAGAATCATCCACGAGTTGGCGCCCCCTGACAGATCGACAATCGTCGTCGGGATAGAGCGTGCGGTAGGTCCACCATCCACAATCAATGGGATCTTATCGCCAAGCTGGTCGCGCACTCCATTCGCGTACGTACACTCCGGCATACCATGCAGATTGGCTGAGGTCGCCGTAATCGGCAGACCAAACGCCTGGACGACTGCCCTCGGAATTGCAGCCTCGGGGACACGCAGTGCAACATTCCCTGTGTTTGCCGTAACTCGCAGCGGCAGCTTCGAGCCAGCCTTCACCACTAGCGTCAGAGGTCCCGGCCAGAAGCGCTCCGCAAGCTTGTCGAAAGCCGTGTCCAGACCGCGCGCCAACTCGTATGCTTGCGAGACACCGCCAATCAACAACGACAATGGCTTGTGGCGTGCGCGGGTCTTGATCTCGTAAATGCTGTCTACAGCCCGCAGGTTGACTGGGTCGACAGCGAGCCCATAAAACGTGTCAGTCGGTAAGGCAACGACATGTCCGGAGTGAAGCCTCGATGCCACCTGGGCGACAAGCTCCGGTTCTGGCTCATCGGGATGAATGCGGAGTATCTCGGCCGTCAAAATCGTAAGGCTCCTGTGCCATGTCGAACATCTCGGAACATAGCACACCCCTGCACGGCGTTCAAAACCGGCTCGATGAGTCGGCGTAAGATGATGGCATGGCTGGAACGTCGACACCTATCTCAAGCCGCGCCAATACCCGCGTAAAACAGCTTCGAGCTGCCTTTTCGGAGCAGAAACGCTTGAGCGGTGGCCTGATTGCCATTGAAGGCGAGCACCTGCTTGAAGAAGCGTTATGCAGCGGCATCGTTCCTGAAACCGTCTTCGTTGCCGGAAGCCGCTCTCTGCCCCCTGCTCTTTCAAAGTCCGTCGAGGTTCTACGTCTGACCGAGGACGTATTTTCCAGCGCCGTAGAAACCCGGTCGCCTCAGGGTATCGCTGCGTTGATCGCAGTTCCGGCACACGATATCGGCGAGATCGCGGCTAGGGCATGTCCACTGATTCTCATTGCCGTTAGTTTGCAGGATCCAGGCAATATGGGAACACTTATCCGCTCGGCTGAAGCCTTCGGCGCAACGGGAGTCGTTACAACGCCCGGCACAGTGAGTCCGTGGAACCAGAAGGCGATTCGTTCCAGCGCAGGAAGCATATTCCGCGTGCCCGTATCCGCCGCCGTGCCGGAACAAATCGCAGCCATGCAACATCGGAACATCCGCCTCCTGGCAGCCGTCGGGGCCGCGGCCCCGGGGGTCCTTGCATCTCAGGACGCGGACCTCCGCAAACCCTGTGCCATCCTGA
This region of Acidobacteriota bacterium genomic DNA includes:
- a CDS encoding DUF92 domain-containing protein gives rise to the protein MTIGPGIYNKSTGRNRPIFPARDHLQSRLLTCVVTGLLLLAVAMPPIAAHGLGQPMRSVGIPLLVSLSFGAAVWALRAATMGGVVLGILICFLLAQSPQISNGIFTHSVGRSALPALVAVFAISFAATKFRRSRKEAQGLAEPRRGRQASQIAANLGIAALFAATGRYEGCIAALAEAAGDTASSEIGQAVGGPVRLLTTGKPAPAGTNGGITLAGTMAALFGAAITVSVGALNHALWPHALVIFLAACAGVIFDSLLGATAENKGWIGNDLVNFASTLFAALLATFLSR
- a CDS encoding YdcF family protein, with the translated sequence MRRKAPSTGAVLLRSLLLSLFLIIVGWGIYVAQQISEVANQDEAQQADAIAVFGAAEYLGRPSPTLHFRLDHAVDLYRKQIAPLVITLGGGSDKDSGNTEGAVGRDYLLAHGIPFGSIIAETHSFDTEQQVRRLAAIARDNNLQHIVVVSDGTHLFRIRELCRDAGLDVYTSPRATVGHISQYDLTMRYLHEIVSYTASKLHLDIGWPRRWLAGEDDY
- a CDS encoding threonylcarbamoyl-AMP synthase; translation: MTAEILRIHPDEPEPELVAQVASRLHSGHVVALPTDTFYGLAVDPVNLRAVDSIYEIKTRARHKPLSLLIGGVSQAYELARGLDTAFDKLAERFWPGPLTLVVKAGSKLPLRVTANTGNVALRVPEAAIPRAVVQAFGLPITATSANLHGMPECTYANGVRDQLGDKIPLIVDGGPTARSIPTTIVDLSGGANSWMILREGAIPTHEIVLTLQR
- a CDS encoding RNA methyltransferase, with amino-acid sequence MAGTSTPISSRANTRVKQLRAAFSEQKRLSGGLIAIEGEHLLEEALCSGIVPETVFVAGSRSLPPALSKSVEVLRLTEDVFSSAVETRSPQGIAALIAVPAHDIGEIAARACPLILIAVSLQDPGNMGTLIRSAEAFGATGVVTTPGTVSPWNQKAIRSSAGSIFRVPVSAAVPEQIAAMQHRNIRLLAAVGAAAPGVLASQDADLRKPCAILIGNEGSGLSAEWLAMASARITVPCPGPVESLNAAVAGSLLLYEASRQRSVMRPNPTAALQLPNIQPRPAGAVR